A DNA window from Clostridia bacterium contains the following coding sequences:
- a CDS encoding aspartate aminotransferase family protein: MEKSKQLYDRAVKSVPYGVHSNSRYRVPHPIYFKSGKGAYLYDVDGNEYIDLNCGNGAVMLGHGNEEFNRRFNENLQSCSGLTTGSETELAVKAAEVFRKIFPVDKVRFTNSGTEAITHVMHMARAYTGKNDFALVEGAYNGWSDYVNISNFPSLSEVGDAKRPNAVPGSGGLDKKAIDSSLVIPFNDLEASRILLTENKDRIAALILEPVMIDIGFVESEKGYLQGLRTICDELGILLVFDELLTGFRVPDGSCQKHFGIVPDLSIFGKAIANGHILAAVAGKEDVMNIAAPIGGKTGYVGTFNGHVYSMAAGLAAMEMLLDGTVRETLDKRTLYLKSEFEKSAKKYGITAIMNGRGGHLQWYFTDSVQNYRDAAGSNTSNYVNFANAMLEQGILVVPKPLSHHAITLGHDDEVIEKLVVAMDNALKAAAEKIK, translated from the coding sequence ATGGAAAAATCTAAACAGCTGTACGATAGGGCCGTAAAAAGCGTACCTTACGGAGTTCATTCAAATTCAAGATACAGAGTGCCCCATCCGATTTATTTCAAAAGCGGAAAGGGAGCTTACCTTTACGACGTCGATGGCAATGAATATATTGATTTGAATTGTGGCAATGGTGCAGTAATGCTTGGTCATGGAAATGAAGAATTCAACAGAAGGTTTAATGAAAATCTTCAGTCTTGCAGTGGCTTGACTACCGGTTCAGAAACTGAACTGGCAGTAAAGGCAGCAGAAGTATTTAGAAAAATATTCCCGGTAGATAAGGTCAGATTTACGAATTCCGGTACTGAGGCAATAACTCATGTTATGCATATGGCAAGAGCCTATACTGGCAAGAATGATTTTGCATTAGTAGAAGGGGCGTATAATGGATGGTCTGATTATGTAAATATAAGCAATTTTCCAAGCTTAAGTGAAGTTGGAGATGCCAAGAGACCTAATGCAGTACCTGGTTCTGGTGGACTTGACAAGAAAGCGATAGATTCATCGCTGGTAATTCCTTTTAATGACCTGGAGGCTTCAAGAATACTGCTTACTGAGAATAAAGACAGAATAGCTGCGTTAATTCTTGAGCCTGTTATGATAGACATAGGTTTCGTAGAATCAGAAAAGGGATATTTGCAGGGCTTGAGAACTATTTGTGATGAGCTTGGTATCCTACTGGTCTTTGATGAGCTACTTACAGGCTTCAGAGTGCCGGATGGAAGTTGTCAGAAGCATTTTGGAATAGTACCGGATTTGTCAATATTCGGGAAGGCTATTGCGAATGGTCATATACTGGCTGCAGTGGCAGGAAAAGAAGATGTAATGAATATAGCTGCTCCGATTGGTGGAAAGACAGGCTATGTAGGAACCTTTAATGGTCATGTTTATTCCATGGCAGCAGGGTTAGCTGCAATGGAAATGCTATTGGACGGAACTGTCAGAGAGACACTGGATAAGCGTACCCTTTACTTAAAGTCCGAATTTGAAAAGAGCGCAAAAAAGTATGGCATCACAGCCATAATGAACGGGCGTGGCGGACATTTGCAGTGGTATTTTACTGATAGCGTGCAGAATTATCGAGATGCGGCAGGAAGCAATACAAGTAACTACGTAAACTTTGCAAATGCTATGCTGGAGCAAGGAATACTGGTAGTTCCAAAGCCCTTGTCACATCATGCGATCACACTGGGACACGATGATGAAGTAATTGAAAAGCTAGTTGTTGCAATGGATAATGCTCTTAAGGCAGCAGCTGAAAAAATCAAATAG
- a CDS encoding DUF1015 family protein yields the protein MAILKAFKAIRPTTELADKVAALPYDVMDSDEAREMVKGNPYSFLHVDKAEIDLDPSIDHYDKSVYEKARDNMRGMIKDGILQQDKNNYLYIYKQMMNGRAQIGLVGCNSIDDYINNIIKKHEFTRADKEQDRINHVDYCNANTGPIFLTYRAKKAINDMVDSWMTKHKAVYDFVSEDKIGHTVWVIDDEAVIKKLEAEFAAIDYLYIADGHHRSASAVKVGLKRREEFPNFKGDEEFNFFLSVLFPDEQLYIMDYNRVVKDLNSNSSEEFAKKVGEKFVVEAYNGNEPYKPSTKHTFGMYLDGKWYKLTAKAGTFNENDPVDRLDVSIMQNNLLSPILGIQDPRTDKRIDFVGGIRGLKELERRVSVGMKVAFSMCPTTIDDLMSIADAGQVMPPKSTWFEPKLRSGLFIHEL from the coding sequence ATGGCGATATTAAAAGCATTTAAGGCAATTAGGCCTACAACGGAGCTGGCGGATAAGGTAGCGGCTCTTCCTTACGATGTAATGGACAGTGATGAAGCAAGAGAAATGGTTAAGGGCAACCCGTATTCATTTCTGCATGTCGACAAAGCAGAGATAGACCTTGACCCATCAATAGATCACTATGACAAGAGCGTATATGAAAAAGCCAGAGACAACATGAGAGGCATGATAAAGGACGGAATTCTACAGCAGGACAAGAACAACTATCTGTACATATACAAGCAGATGATGAATGGTCGTGCTCAGATTGGTCTTGTTGGCTGCAACTCAATAGATGATTATATCAACAATATAATTAAGAAGCATGAATTTACCAGAGCAGACAAAGAGCAGGACAGGATAAACCATGTTGATTACTGCAACGCCAACACAGGTCCTATATTCCTTACATACAGGGCTAAGAAGGCAATCAACGACATGGTGGACAGCTGGATGACAAAGCACAAGGCCGTATATGACTTCGTATCCGAAGACAAGATAGGCCATACAGTGTGGGTAATTGATGATGAAGCTGTTATTAAAAAGCTGGAAGCGGAATTTGCTGCTATTGATTATTTATATATAGCTGACGGACATCATCGTTCGGCTTCTGCTGTAAAGGTAGGTCTTAAAAGAAGAGAAGAGTTTCCTAATTTTAAGGGCGATGAAGAATTCAATTTCTTCCTTTCAGTGCTTTTCCCAGACGAGCAGCTGTATATAATGGACTACAACAGGGTAGTGAAGGATTTGAACAGCAATAGCTCTGAGGAGTTTGCAAAAAAGGTCGGCGAAAAATTCGTCGTAGAAGCATATAATGGTAACGAACCTTACAAGCCTTCCACTAAGCATACCTTCGGGATGTATTTGGATGGTAAATGGTATAAGCTGACAGCCAAAGCAGGAACCTTCAATGAAAATGACCCTGTCGACAGGCTTGACGTATCTATTATGCAAAATAACCTGCTTAGCCCAATACTGGGGATACAGGACCCAAGGACTGACAAGAGGATAGACTTTGTCGGAGGCATCAGGGGTCTCAAGGAGCTTGAGAGAAGAGTCAGCGTCGGAATGAAGGTCGCTTTCTCCATGTGTCCTACTACAATTGATGACCTTATGTCCATAGCTGACGCAGGCCAGGTAATGCCGCCTAAGTCAACTTGGTTTGAACCAAAGCTGAGAAGCGGGTTGTTCATCCACGAACTTTAA
- a CDS encoding oligopeptide/dipeptide ABC transporter ATP-binding protein — translation MILEVKDLKKHFPIRGKKDMRVKAVDGVNFSIEQGETFGLVGESGCGKTTVARLIIRLYQETSGEIICNGTDITKLKKSEMKKFRRDIQMVFQDPYASLNPRMTVERTLIDPLNIHGIGTPEERKKRVLELLEVVGLDKRYAKRYPHEFSGGQRQRIGIARALALNPKFIILDEAVSALDVSIQSQIINLLQELQERYKLTYLFISHDLSVIEYMCNTIGVMYLGKIVEIGTKDDIFRNQKHPYTQALLSAIPTLDFENKKKAIILKGDLPSPSNPPSGCAFHTRCGKAMEICKSEVPPTILIDGVHSVVCHLYC, via the coding sequence ATGATTTTAGAAGTTAAGGATTTAAAGAAGCACTTTCCCATTAGAGGAAAAAAGGATATGCGCGTTAAGGCAGTGGATGGTGTTAATTTCAGTATAGAACAGGGTGAGACCTTTGGACTGGTTGGAGAATCAGGCTGTGGAAAGACCACAGTTGCAAGGCTTATTATCAGGCTATACCAAGAAACCAGCGGCGAGATAATATGCAATGGTACGGATATAACCAAGCTGAAGAAAAGTGAAATGAAAAAATTCAGGAGAGACATCCAAATGGTTTTTCAGGACCCATACGCCTCACTAAACCCTAGGATGACTGTTGAAAGAACTCTTATTGATCCTCTGAACATCCACGGGATAGGAACTCCTGAAGAAAGAAAAAAGAGGGTCCTTGAGTTGCTGGAAGTTGTAGGATTGGACAAAAGATATGCAAAAAGGTATCCTCATGAATTTTCAGGGGGACAAAGGCAGAGAATAGGTATCGCACGGGCGCTGGCGCTAAATCCTAAGTTCATTATTTTGGATGAAGCTGTATCGGCCTTGGATGTTTCAATACAATCACAAATCATTAATCTGCTTCAGGAGTTGCAAGAAAGGTATAAGCTTACCTATTTATTTATATCTCATGACCTCAGTGTAATTGAATACATGTGCAACACAATTGGTGTCATGTACTTGGGAAAAATAGTAGAGATAGGAACGAAGGATGACATATTTAGAAATCAGAAGCATCCTTATACCCAAGCTTTACTATCGGCAATTCCTACCTTGGATTTTGAAAACAAAAAAAAGGCCATAATACTGAAGGGAGATTTACCTTCTCCTTCAAATCCACCTTCCGGATGTGCTTTCCATACTCGCTGTGGTAAGGCAATGGAGATCTGCAAGTCTGAGGTTCCGCCTACGATACTTATTGATGGAGTTCACAGTGTTGTGTGCCATCTTTATTGTTAA
- a CDS encoding LTA synthase family protein — MKHINRNRVIELIKNSMSNEIHLFFIFIALKLLVFNGIMESSSIKNIALFASVVGTVLVLVCWTGLIPKTARLTFLYLIDIAVTLIIIADMLFYRYFTDVLSMNVLTQASSVTSVKSSVVSLLHISDLIFALDLFIIPLILNVSKSVSRRSNIAYRKRIIRFVFAFVIGFGLCSYGIFSLLKTQPFILSSFYDRVYIVQNIGLLSFHSIDAFKFVKSKDKEAMPVTEDNKINIREFLDSKKADKPQNPKLFGVGKDKNLIVIQVEALQEFVINRSISGQEITPNLNKLIKNSLYFDNYYTETAGGGTSDAELLSNASMFPAKEGSAYIRFSGNEYYSLAKRLKQEGYYASAMHAYKPGFWNRSVMYKTLGFDEFVNKNSLVQDEIVGMGLSDKSFFRQSLEQLEKYKEPYYSLLITLTSHYPFDNDEKYYSKFDVGEYKDTFLGNYLESIHYADEALGEFIEGLEASGIMERSVLAIYGDHFAIPKDKKEYLGEFLGLGVMDDFNWVKQQKVPLIIHIPGNTYKGTKHIAGGGVDFMPTILNVMGVDSSSMPMLGRDLLNSSEGIAILRHGYFITDKYICLTADGVAYDVKTGEKYPIEKLEKEKELARKSLEYSDLIIENNLVNELIEYLRK; from the coding sequence ATGAAGCACATTAATAGGAATAGAGTTATTGAGTTAATAAAAAACAGTATGAGTAATGAAATCCACTTATTCTTTATATTTATTGCGTTGAAGCTTCTGGTTTTCAATGGGATAATGGAAAGCAGCAGCATTAAGAATATTGCATTGTTCGCCTCTGTTGTGGGTACAGTACTTGTACTTGTATGCTGGACTGGTCTTATACCTAAGACAGCTCGGTTGACTTTTCTGTATTTGATTGATATCGCAGTCACGCTTATCATAATAGCAGATATGCTGTTTTACAGGTATTTTACTGATGTGCTCTCAATGAATGTTTTAACTCAAGCCTCCAGTGTAACCTCAGTGAAAAGCAGTGTAGTCAGTCTGCTGCATATATCCGATCTGATATTTGCACTAGACCTTTTTATAATACCTTTAATACTTAATGTTAGCAAAAGTGTGAGCAGACGCAGCAATATAGCCTATAGAAAAAGAATTATACGTTTCGTTTTTGCATTTGTAATAGGCTTTGGACTTTGCAGCTACGGCATATTTAGCTTGTTGAAAACACAACCCTTTATACTGAGCTCATTTTATGACAGGGTATATATCGTGCAGAATATTGGACTGTTGAGCTTCCACAGTATTGATGCCTTTAAGTTTGTAAAGTCGAAGGACAAAGAGGCAATGCCGGTAACCGAGGACAATAAGATAAACATACGTGAATTTTTAGATAGCAAAAAGGCTGATAAGCCGCAGAACCCCAAGCTATTTGGCGTAGGCAAGGATAAGAATTTAATAGTGATTCAGGTGGAAGCTCTTCAGGAGTTTGTTATAAACAGAAGCATCAGTGGACAGGAGATTACTCCAAATCTGAACAAACTGATAAAGAACAGCCTATATTTCGACAATTACTATACCGAGACAGCGGGAGGGGGGACCTCGGATGCCGAGCTCCTGTCCAATGCATCTATGTTTCCGGCAAAGGAAGGCTCAGCATACATAAGGTTTTCAGGAAACGAGTACTATTCCCTTGCCAAAAGGCTGAAGCAGGAAGGCTATTATGCCTCGGCAATGCATGCGTATAAGCCTGGCTTTTGGAATAGAAGCGTAATGTACAAGACACTCGGATTTGATGAGTTTGTGAATAAGAACAGTTTAGTGCAGGATGAGATAGTTGGCATGGGACTCAGTGATAAATCCTTCTTCAGACAATCACTTGAGCAACTGGAGAAATATAAGGAGCCATACTACTCGCTCTTAATAACCCTTACCAGCCATTATCCCTTTGACAATGATGAAAAGTACTACAGCAAGTTTGATGTAGGGGAGTACAAGGATACTTTCTTAGGGAATTATCTTGAGTCTATCCACTATGCTGACGAAGCCTTGGGAGAATTCATTGAGGGGCTGGAAGCAAGCGGAATTATGGAACGCTCGGTACTGGCTATATATGGGGATCATTTTGCCATACCGAAGGATAAAAAAGAGTATCTGGGAGAATTCTTGGGATTGGGTGTTATGGATGATTTCAACTGGGTGAAACAGCAGAAGGTACCGCTCATTATACATATACCGGGAAATACCTATAAGGGGACTAAACATATAGCTGGCGGAGGCGTGGATTTCATGCCGACTATATTGAATGTAATGGGTGTTGACAGCAGCAGCATGCCAATGCTGGGCCGGGATTTGCTGAATTCTTCTGAGGGGATTGCAATTTTAAGGCATGGTTATTTCATAACTGACAAATACATTTGCCTTACAGCAGATGGAGTAGCATATGATGTTAAAACCGGTGAAAAATATCCAATAGAAAAACTGGAGAAAGAAAAGGAGCTTGCAAGAAAGAGCCTTGAGTATTCAGATTTGATAATAGAAAATAATTTAGTGAATGAGCTAATAGAATATTTAAGAAAGTAA
- a CDS encoding D-2-hydroxyacid dehydrogenase gives MKRILVTDGMEKSGIDKLKSSGFEVVEQFYEPEELKSQIKEFDAVVVRSATKIRQPIIDAALETGRLKLVIRGGVGVDNIDVDYAKLNGITVTNTPNASSASVAELAIGHMFCMARYLHIANHTMRLGQWNKKKYEGIELAGKTLGLIGFGRIAREVAKRAYALGMKVVYTDIMGVMEGFDHFKFMTLDDLLEISDFISIHIPGSKDKLAVIGEAQFAKMKDGVYIVNAARGGVVCENALLNALDSGKVAAAALDVFEEEPTKNERIYTHEKISLTPHIGASTMEAQERIGEEIVQIIQKHFE, from the coding sequence ATGAAAAGAATATTAGTAACTGACGGCATGGAGAAATCCGGTATAGACAAGCTGAAAAGCAGCGGCTTTGAGGTAGTGGAGCAGTTCTATGAGCCGGAAGAATTGAAAAGCCAGATAAAAGAATTTGATGCAGTCGTAGTACGTTCAGCTACAAAAATAAGGCAGCCAATAATAGATGCAGCTTTGGAAACTGGAAGATTGAAGCTGGTTATACGCGGCGGTGTTGGAGTTGACAATATTGACGTAGACTATGCAAAGCTGAACGGAATAACTGTAACCAATACGCCAAATGCAAGCAGCGCATCTGTAGCGGAGTTAGCAATTGGACATATGTTCTGCATGGCAAGATATCTTCATATTGCAAATCATACAATGAGATTAGGACAGTGGAATAAAAAGAAGTATGAAGGAATCGAGCTTGCAGGAAAGACTTTAGGGCTTATCGGCTTTGGAAGAATTGCAAGAGAAGTTGCAAAAAGAGCATATGCTTTGGGAATGAAGGTTGTTTATACAGATATCATGGGTGTTATGGAGGGCTTTGACCACTTCAAGTTCATGACATTGGATGATCTTTTGGAAATTTCAGACTTCATATCAATACATATACCGGGTTCAAAGGATAAGCTGGCTGTTATTGGTGAAGCACAGTTTGCTAAGATGAAAGACGGAGTTTATATTGTAAATGCAGCAAGGGGCGGAGTTGTATGCGAAAACGCACTGTTAAATGCTCTTGATTCAGGAAAGGTTGCTGCTGCTGCTCTTGACGTATTTGAAGAGGAACCAACAAAGAATGAAAGAATATATACACATGAAAAGATTTCTCTTACACCTCATATAGGAGCTTCAACTATGGAAGCTCAGGAACGAATAGGTGAGGAAATCGTACAGATTATTCAAAAACACTTTGAATAG
- a CDS encoding ABC transporter ATP-binding protein — translation MAPILQIQNLTTSFKTELGYLKAINDVSFSVNKGEIVGLVGESGSGKSVTSFSIMRLLPKHNSRIDQGKILFGDTDLLAIPEKEMIKIRGKEISMIFQEPMTSLNPVFTIGDQIGEVFRNHTSLDKKTINVKTVELLDRVGIPRASEIIHDYPHQLSGGMRQRIMIAMAIALKPKILIADEPTTALDVTIQAQILDLIKNLAEEDNMAVVFISHNLGVVAELCQKVIVMYSGQFVEMADTASIFKNPQHPYTKNLLDCIPRIGMSNKKLKYIEGTVPHPADELLGCRFQPRCFAAKEKCSQLKPELIEVEQGHYCRCFREDKE, via the coding sequence ATGGCGCCAATATTGCAAATTCAGAATTTAACAACGTCATTTAAAACGGAGCTGGGATATCTTAAAGCAATAAACGATGTATCCTTCAGTGTAAACAAGGGAGAAATTGTTGGCTTAGTAGGAGAATCCGGCAGCGGTAAAAGCGTAACCTCTTTCTCCATAATGAGGCTTTTACCAAAACATAATAGTAGAATAGACCAAGGAAAAATATTGTTTGGGGATACTGATTTGCTAGCCATTCCTGAAAAGGAAATGATTAAAATCCGAGGCAAAGAGATATCTATGATATTCCAAGAGCCCATGACTTCTCTAAACCCTGTATTTACTATAGGAGATCAGATAGGTGAAGTATTCAGAAACCATACTTCCTTGGATAAGAAAACAATAAATGTCAAAACAGTAGAGCTTCTTGACAGAGTTGGAATACCCAGAGCAAGCGAGATTATCCACGATTATCCCCACCAGCTTTCAGGTGGAATGCGTCAGAGAATCATGATTGCAATGGCAATAGCTTTAAAGCCGAAGATACTTATAGCAGACGAACCTACTACTGCACTGGATGTTACAATACAAGCCCAGATTCTTGATTTGATAAAAAATTTGGCAGAGGAAGACAATATGGCGGTTGTATTTATAAGTCACAATCTTGGAGTGGTTGCAGAACTGTGCCAAAAAGTAATTGTAATGTATTCAGGGCAATTTGTTGAGATGGCAGATACAGCAAGTATATTTAAGAATCCCCAGCATCCATATACAAAAAATTTGTTAGATTGTATTCCACGTATAGGAATGAGCAATAAAAAACTAAAGTATATAGAGGGAACAGTTCCCCACCCTGCTGATGAGCTTTTAGGCTGCAGATTCCAACCCCGTTGTTTTGCGGCAAAAGAGAAATGCTCCCAATTAAAGCCTGAGCTGATTGAAGTTGAACAGGGTCATTACTGTAGATGCTTTCGTGAGGATAAGGAGTAG